One region of Deinococcus aerolatus genomic DNA includes:
- a CDS encoding ester cyclase has product MSQQDNITATKRFGELVNTGKLDGFAEVVAPNSVDHDPAPGQVNGPQGFTMFFTMMRSAFPDLHIDVEHMVADEDNVSFAYTITGTHLGKFMDIAPTGKQIKVRGMQIGRFENGLMVERWGSSDELGLLKQLGASVTV; this is encoded by the coding sequence ATGAGCCAACAGGACAACATCACCGCCACCAAGCGTTTCGGAGAACTGGTCAACACGGGCAAGCTTGACGGCTTCGCAGAAGTGGTCGCACCAAACTCCGTTGATCATGATCCGGCTCCCGGCCAGGTGAACGGCCCGCAGGGGTTCACCATGTTCTTCACCATGATGCGCTCAGCCTTCCCAGACCTGCACATTGACGTCGAACACATGGTGGCTGACGAGGACAACGTGTCCTTCGCCTATACCATCACAGGCACCCACCTGGGCAAGTTCATGGATATTGCGCCCACAGGCAAACAGATTAAGGTACGCGGGATGCAGATTGGCCGCTTCGAGAATGGCCTGATGGTGGAGCGCTGGGGCAGCAGTGATGAACTGGGACTGCTCAAACAGCTTGGCGCCAGCGTCACGGTCTAG
- a CDS encoding homocysteine S-methyltransferase family protein, with translation MKGPLPQLKHLVLTDGGLETDLLYHHGIDLPHFASVVLLGTVEGRAALEEYYRPYLELARRLGTGFILESPTWRASPDWAVPLGLRQPELDQLNVAAIELLHRLRTEFATATLEIVVSGCVGPRGDGYDPGQIMSVTEATDYHLHQARVLASAGADMLSALTMTNVNEASGIASAAREVGLPVAVSFTVETDGHLPTGDSLMDAVAAVDEATDRYPAYFLINCAHPDHFSEVLSKPAAWTQRIRGVRANASRCSHKELDVMTELDDGDPVELGQLYRKILELQPQITILGGCCGTDLRHVTAVAEACRGLPTFS, from the coding sequence ATGAAAGGACCGTTGCCTCAGCTCAAGCACCTTGTTCTGACCGACGGCGGGTTGGAGACCGATCTTCTCTACCACCATGGCATTGATCTTCCCCACTTTGCTTCGGTCGTCCTGCTCGGCACTGTGGAGGGAAGGGCCGCACTTGAGGAGTATTACCGCCCATATCTGGAGCTTGCCCGCAGACTCGGCACGGGTTTTATCCTGGAGAGCCCCACTTGGCGTGCCAGTCCCGACTGGGCGGTGCCGCTTGGGCTTCGTCAGCCTGAGCTTGACCAGCTCAATGTCGCGGCCATCGAACTGTTGCATCGCTTGAGAACCGAGTTCGCAACTGCCACGCTTGAAATCGTGGTCAGTGGCTGCGTCGGCCCCCGCGGCGACGGGTATGATCCCGGCCAGATCATGAGTGTCACGGAAGCGACCGACTACCACCTGCACCAGGCACGTGTGCTCGCATCGGCGGGCGCTGACATGCTTTCGGCGCTCACCATGACGAACGTGAATGAGGCGAGCGGGATTGCCTCGGCGGCCAGAGAGGTTGGCCTCCCTGTGGCAGTGTCCTTTACGGTGGAGACCGACGGACATCTGCCGACGGGCGACTCCCTAATGGACGCTGTAGCGGCTGTCGATGAGGCGACTGACAGATATCCGGCCTACTTCCTGATCAACTGCGCTCATCCCGACCACTTTTCAGAAGTCCTAAGCAAACCCGCTGCCTGGACACAGCGTATTCGTGGAGTGCGTGCCAATGCCTCGCGCTGCAGCCACAAGGAACTGGATGTTATGACCGAGCTTGATGACGGCGATCCAGTCGAACTCGGTCAGCTCTACCGCAAAATCCTCGAACTACAGCCGCAGATCACGATACTCGGTGGCTGCTGCGGCACTGACCTCCGCCATGTGACAGCGGTCGCCGAGGCATGTAGGGGTCTCCCAACCTTCTCATGA
- a CDS encoding CheR family methyltransferase, which produces MRLVRIRSGHDFTHYKPATLVRRINRRIKGRGIGDVSDYLRVLETSPDEIEALFQDFTINVTSFFRDAEAFEALKAQLKSALQEHKHEQDTFRVWVAACSTGEEAYSVAIVLHELTTELAGERTVGPFLRVQIFATDIDPVVVNTARQGLYPRDIAYVVSEDRLQRFFQLRGDQYQVRDGIRDSVVFATHSTFADPPFTRLDLVCCRNLLIYLGTGLQRQILELFRYALNPAGLLFLGASESIGTDQQGFTALDRRWKIYRRGEGVAGRPPLDAPFPSRAAETTPSGRDVLKTGLARVGAIGRPTGSLDLAPRLQDALLAEYAPPAVLVSGQGEVLFVHGRASRYLEIPPGQVHNNVFEMVPVSLRLALHSAVREAHHERRRVTYRRLVTASPGESQAGESQTLDLTVRPLQPSSEGPLLITFQEIGETSEDTNETAGAERSDNAGHRLALELELRHGREALRATVEEMARSVEDLRVSHEELQTSHEELQSTNEELMTSKEELQSLNEELSTVNAEHQVIILDQARANDDLNNLLDTAGTAILFLGHDLTIRRFTPPIGRLVRLTPADVGRLLGDFNILLRQNELLADIQRVLKTLEPHEAQVQTHDGEWFLLRINPYRTADNRIDGVVVALTSIAVVKALEWQLVESLNLNRATLDMRCDPLLLLDQHLRAVTASQALLTLLEGEQPGIGDFAFDLPELRRRLQAVIETAEPVPTAVTPTQVED; this is translated from the coding sequence CTGCGGCTGGTCCGAATCCGCAGCGGCCATGACTTCACGCACTACAAGCCCGCCACACTGGTCCGCCGCATCAACCGCCGCATCAAGGGGCGGGGCATCGGGGACGTTTCCGATTACCTCCGGGTGCTGGAAACGTCCCCGGACGAGATTGAAGCGCTGTTTCAGGATTTCACCATTAATGTCACCAGCTTTTTCCGGGACGCCGAGGCCTTCGAGGCCCTGAAAGCCCAGCTGAAAAGCGCCCTGCAGGAGCACAAACACGAGCAGGACACGTTCAGGGTCTGGGTTGCGGCCTGCTCGACCGGCGAGGAAGCGTACTCAGTGGCCATCGTGCTGCATGAACTGACTACGGAGCTGGCCGGGGAACGGACGGTGGGTCCCTTCCTCAGGGTGCAGATCTTCGCGACCGACATCGACCCGGTGGTCGTGAACACCGCCCGGCAGGGCCTGTACCCCAGGGACATCGCGTACGTCGTGTCAGAAGATCGCCTGCAGCGGTTTTTTCAGCTCAGAGGCGATCAGTATCAGGTGCGAGACGGGATCCGGGACAGCGTGGTCTTCGCCACTCACAGCACCTTTGCGGATCCGCCGTTCACGCGTCTGGATCTGGTGTGCTGTCGCAACCTGCTGATCTACCTCGGCACCGGGCTGCAACGGCAGATCCTGGAGCTGTTCCGCTACGCTCTCAACCCCGCCGGCCTGCTGTTTCTCGGGGCCAGCGAGTCGATCGGTACCGATCAGCAGGGGTTCACCGCGCTCGACAGGCGCTGGAAGATTTACCGGCGTGGCGAGGGTGTGGCGGGCCGGCCCCCACTGGATGCGCCATTCCCATCACGCGCTGCCGAGACGACCCCCAGTGGCCGGGACGTCCTTAAGACGGGTCTAGCCCGGGTCGGGGCCATAGGCCGCCCCACCGGCTCCCTTGATCTGGCCCCGCGGCTGCAGGATGCCCTGCTCGCCGAGTACGCCCCGCCGGCAGTGTTGGTCAGTGGTCAGGGCGAGGTGCTGTTCGTGCATGGTCGCGCCAGCCGCTATCTGGAAATCCCGCCGGGGCAGGTGCACAACAACGTGTTCGAGATGGTGCCGGTCAGCCTGCGCCTGGCGCTGCACTCCGCCGTGCGTGAGGCCCACCACGAGCGGCGGCGGGTGACGTACCGGAGGCTGGTGACTGCGTCGCCGGGTGAGTCACAGGCGGGAGAATCTCAGACGCTCGACCTGACCGTCCGGCCCCTCCAGCCCTCCAGCGAGGGGCCGCTGCTGATCACGTTTCAGGAGATAGGTGAGACTTCCGAAGATACCAACGAGACCGCAGGGGCGGAGCGTTCCGACAACGCCGGGCACCGCCTGGCCCTGGAACTTGAACTCCGGCACGGCCGTGAGGCGCTGCGAGCCACGGTCGAGGAGATGGCCCGCTCGGTGGAGGACCTGCGAGTCAGCCACGAGGAACTCCAGACCAGCCATGAAGAGCTTCAGAGCACCAACGAGGAGCTGATGACCTCCAAGGAGGAACTCCAGTCGCTCAACGAGGAGCTGAGCACCGTGAACGCCGAGCATCAGGTCATCATCCTGGATCAGGCCCGCGCCAATGATGACCTGAACAACCTGCTGGACACGGCGGGCACCGCCATTCTTTTTCTGGGCCATGACCTGACCATCCGGCGGTTCACCCCACCCATCGGCCGTCTGGTGCGTCTGACACCGGCCGATGTGGGCCGGCTGCTGGGTGATTTCAACATCCTGCTGCGTCAGAACGAGCTTCTGGCGGACATCCAGAGGGTTCTGAAGACCCTGGAACCCCACGAGGCTCAGGTGCAGACCCATGACGGGGAGTGGTTCCTGCTGCGGATCAACCCCTACCGCACGGCGGACAACCGCATTGACGGCGTGGTGGTGGCCCTGACCAGCATCGCTGTGGTCAAGGCTCTGGAATGGCAGCTGGTCGAGTCGCTGAACCTGAACCGGGCGACGCTCGACATGCGCTGTGACCCCCTGCTGCTGCTGGACCAGCACCTGCGGGCCGTGACGGCCAGCCAGGCCCTGCTGACGCTGCTGGAGGGTGAGCAGCCAGGGATCGGGGACTTTGCCTTTGATCTGCCGGAACTGCGCCGACGGTTGCAGGCCGTGATCGAGACGGCGGAGCCGGTGCCCACCGCGGTGACGCCAACCCAGGTCGAGGATTGA
- a CDS encoding dihydrofolate reductase family protein, protein MTTSMRVSVFLGLSLDGFIASEGGGLDWLDLVRTDPPEDTGFLALMASADVLVMGRSTYDAVIAFPEWPYARTRLVVMTHRPFEAKHGEERFEGELTELFERLAQEGHQHVYLDGGDVVRQGLRANRVTDLTLSWLPIVLGSGVALFERGLPERRWQLISSRGFPSGLIQATYEAGASGNDTAWPDEQEP, encoded by the coding sequence ATGACGACGTCCATGCGTGTGTCCGTCTTCCTCGGCCTTAGCCTCGACGGATTCATCGCCAGTGAGGGTGGCGGTCTGGACTGGCTTGATCTCGTGCGGACGGATCCTCCTGAAGACACGGGGTTCCTGGCCCTGATGGCGTCCGCCGATGTCCTCGTGATGGGCCGCTCCACCTACGACGCCGTAATCGCGTTCCCGGAGTGGCCGTACGCTCGAACACGCCTTGTGGTCATGACCCACCGCCCGTTTGAAGCGAAGCACGGTGAGGAACGCTTCGAAGGTGAGTTGACCGAGCTGTTTGAACGGCTGGCACAGGAAGGACACCAGCACGTCTATCTGGATGGGGGCGACGTAGTCCGGCAGGGGTTACGGGCGAACAGGGTGACGGACCTGACGCTGTCGTGGTTGCCCATCGTTCTGGGTTCGGGTGTCGCCCTGTTTGAGCGTGGCTTGCCGGAACGCCGCTGGCAGCTGATCAGCAGCCGCGGCTTTCCGAGTGGGCTGATACAGGCCACGTACGAGGCTGGGGCGTCGGGGAACGATACGGCCTGGCCCGATGAACAAGAACCGTAG
- a CDS encoding asparagine synthase-related protein, with translation MTLDAAPASVVRQPGLTAVMKGQVYDLDAQGMLTLYRQHGPNFARRFDGAFALVLFDEAQSVVLAVTDRVGSHKLYVAHAGERVTLSTRPDHPEFTGRPYNLAGLASVLVTGSPLNGLTLHEGVQTLSRASSYRVEPGGMVQQPYWEGQMAQGPDTRPEAELREELAELLKRSVRRRVEGLKGPVHLSLSGGHDSRGVLSLLAATGRDLHTFSYTQGSQPARSDTRVADALAAQYGTRHEHIQAYQGDLLATLRRNAAWGHGVTNFCDEVDAWDTLEGQSITDLFTGDQMFEMHAYPLTDLSEQLIKRHIEPFSTLGSLANRLNPGVSPVLESAWTAEVETIRASAARFADPFQQELVLVADQLLPYRLLPWRERYAGRFARIHSPYLDAAVLDFLYRLPPDTLAGKRLFVDTLRELDPALYTVPLARSQGYEADWNAELIKHREAIKEELISGPSRLDAVIPPEAIRGVLDTLTVTADGGRSKLKQQVRQTLGTFRHSEMGRKIFGLAPLKAPPITPATWLLRVLTLRALDGDTGRR, from the coding sequence GTGACCCTTGATGCCGCGCCAGCTAGCGTTGTCCGCCAGCCCGGACTGACCGCCGTCATGAAAGGCCAGGTCTATGACCTTGACGCCCAGGGCATGCTCACGCTCTACCGCCAGCACGGCCCCAACTTTGCCCGCCGGTTCGACGGCGCGTTCGCGTTGGTGCTGTTCGACGAGGCACAGAGCGTGGTCCTGGCCGTCACGGACCGGGTGGGCAGCCACAAGCTGTACGTGGCCCATGCTGGCGAGCGCGTGACGCTCTCGACCCGGCCTGACCATCCTGAGTTCACGGGACGGCCGTACAACCTTGCAGGCTTGGCCAGCGTGCTGGTGACCGGTAGTCCCCTGAATGGCCTCACGCTGCACGAAGGGGTGCAGACCCTATCCCGCGCCAGCTCATACCGCGTCGAGCCCGGTGGCATGGTTCAGCAGCCTTACTGGGAAGGGCAGATGGCTCAGGGCCCGGACACACGCCCGGAAGCCGAGCTCCGTGAGGAACTGGCTGAACTGCTGAAACGTTCAGTGCGCCGCCGCGTTGAGGGACTGAAGGGACCAGTCCATCTCTCGCTCAGTGGTGGCCACGACTCCCGGGGGGTGCTGAGCTTGCTGGCGGCCACAGGCCGGGACCTCCACACCTTCTCGTATACCCAGGGAAGCCAGCCGGCACGCAGTGACACCCGCGTGGCTGACGCTCTGGCAGCCCAGTACGGGACCCGCCACGAACACATCCAGGCCTACCAGGGGGACCTGCTGGCGACGCTACGCCGCAATGCCGCGTGGGGTCACGGCGTCACCAACTTCTGTGATGAAGTGGACGCCTGGGACACCCTGGAAGGTCAGTCCATCACTGACCTGTTCACCGGCGACCAGATGTTCGAGATGCACGCCTATCCCCTCACGGACCTCTCGGAGCAGCTCATCAAGCGGCACATCGAACCCTTCAGCACCCTCGGCAGTCTGGCCAACCGTCTGAACCCGGGAGTGTCCCCAGTTCTAGAGTCGGCCTGGACCGCTGAGGTTGAAACCATCCGGGCTTCGGCTGCCCGCTTCGCCGACCCCTTTCAGCAGGAACTGGTGCTGGTTGCCGATCAGCTTCTGCCTTACCGCTTGCTGCCCTGGCGTGAACGTTATGCAGGCCGCTTTGCCCGGATCCACTCGCCCTACCTGGACGCAGCGGTGCTGGACTTCCTTTACCGCCTCCCCCCTGACACTCTGGCAGGCAAGCGTTTGTTCGTCGACACCTTGCGTGAGCTGGACCCAGCCCTCTACACCGTTCCTCTGGCCCGGTCCCAGGGCTACGAGGCCGACTGGAACGCCGAGCTGATCAAGCACCGGGAGGCGATCAAAGAAGAGTTGATCTCTGGTCCCAGCCGTCTGGACGCCGTCATCCCCCCGGAGGCCATCCGAGGCGTGCTGGACACCCTGACGGTTACAGCGGACGGCGGACGCTCAAAGCTCAAGCAACAGGTCCGGCAAACACTGGGCACCTTCCGGCATAGTGAGATGGGGAGAAAGATCTTTGGTCTGGCGCCCCTGAAGGCCCCGCCCATCACCCCGGCCACCTGGTTACTGCGTGTGCTGACCCTGCGTGCGCTGGACGGTGACACTGGCCGGCGTTGA
- a CDS encoding sensor histidine kinase, with product MSFPSSTPARLSLNERLQDVTHALAASTTVHEIFDILLTSALEAVGATTGAVLLVNAEGDRLELAQSYGYSPDVPTIWKDGPLDGSIPAGEAVLKQTALFFEHQEALMLAYPDLEERVGAPPPVATAVLPMFETWKSLGLIVLDFTEPHHFTQEERFFLRTLSTQCGIALGRARLMADLQGQVEQRTQQLQQQKEEVESRNRALEAVAQLSRDLRLEDDRYALIGRAQQSLCDLLAPGVFTYFELEGEQWCLKAQVSQFQDLTVQGQMEMGWPQATPALWRPFDTRQPLYQDVDTLGHAPLLEAGEDVHAAATLPLLVDGVPVGCFRAALFTQRLWTPVDQMVLETILHGLGLALERAEQTARLRAKHDALAAANAELEAFAYSVSHDLRTPVRHLTSFAQLLRKTLGDQLDQKSARYLGVMDQAASRMTTLIDAILELSRTSQQPLHLRVVDLGAVVTSVRELLEPEAFDRQVTWTISPLPLVMGDPALLRQVMENLFSNALKYTAPREEAHVEVWAEESPHDWRILVRDNGVGFDPNYTHKLFGIFQRLHRQEEFEGNGVGLANVRRVITRHGGLVTAEGVLDQGATFSFTLPKV from the coding sequence ATGTCCTTTCCCTCCAGCACGCCTGCGCGACTCTCACTGAACGAGCGTCTGCAAGACGTGACCCATGCCCTCGCCGCATCGACGACCGTCCACGAGATCTTCGATATCCTGCTTACCTCAGCGTTAGAAGCGGTGGGGGCCACGACCGGAGCGGTCTTGCTGGTCAACGCCGAGGGTGATCGGCTGGAACTGGCCCAAAGCTACGGGTACAGCCCAGACGTCCCCACCATATGGAAAGACGGACCACTCGATGGCAGCATCCCCGCTGGAGAAGCGGTGCTCAAGCAGACGGCCCTGTTCTTCGAACATCAAGAAGCACTGATGTTGGCCTATCCTGACCTCGAAGAACGCGTGGGGGCCCCGCCACCAGTGGCGACGGCGGTCCTTCCCATGTTCGAGACCTGGAAGTCGCTCGGCCTGATCGTCTTGGACTTTACCGAGCCGCACCACTTCACGCAGGAGGAACGCTTCTTCCTGCGCACTCTTAGCACCCAGTGCGGCATTGCCCTGGGCCGCGCCCGCCTGATGGCCGACCTGCAGGGTCAAGTCGAGCAGCGCACCCAACAGCTCCAACAGCAGAAAGAAGAAGTCGAAAGCCGCAACCGCGCCTTGGAAGCGGTGGCCCAGTTGTCACGCGACCTGAGGCTGGAAGACGACCGTTACGCGCTGATCGGGCGGGCACAGCAGAGTCTGTGCGACCTGCTGGCTCCGGGCGTATTCACCTACTTTGAACTGGAGGGCGAGCAGTGGTGTCTCAAAGCCCAGGTGAGCCAGTTTCAGGATCTCACCGTACAGGGGCAGATGGAAATGGGGTGGCCCCAGGCCACCCCAGCGTTGTGGCGCCCGTTCGATACCCGGCAACCGCTGTATCAGGACGTGGATACGCTGGGTCATGCTCCGCTCTTGGAGGCTGGGGAGGATGTTCACGCTGCGGCCACTCTGCCATTGCTGGTGGATGGAGTCCCGGTAGGCTGCTTCCGGGCCGCGCTGTTCACGCAACGACTCTGGACACCTGTTGACCAGATGGTGCTCGAAACTATCCTGCATGGACTGGGCCTGGCGCTTGAGCGGGCCGAGCAAACGGCGCGTTTACGGGCGAAACACGACGCGTTGGCCGCGGCCAACGCGGAACTCGAAGCCTTCGCTTACTCCGTCTCGCATGATCTTCGCACTCCGGTTCGGCACCTGACCAGTTTCGCTCAGCTGCTCCGTAAGACGCTGGGCGACCAGTTGGACCAGAAGTCGGCGCGATATCTGGGCGTCATGGATCAGGCGGCCAGTCGCATGACTACCCTGATCGACGCCATTCTGGAACTGTCGCGCACGTCTCAGCAACCGCTGCACTTGCGCGTGGTGGACCTGGGAGCCGTGGTGACCAGTGTCCGTGAACTGCTCGAACCCGAAGCCTTTGATCGACAGGTGACATGGACCATCAGTCCGTTACCACTGGTCATGGGCGACCCGGCCTTGCTGCGCCAGGTGATGGAAAACTTATTCTCTAACGCCCTGAAATACACTGCGCCCCGGGAAGAGGCGCACGTGGAGGTTTGGGCTGAAGAAAGCCCACACGATTGGCGCATTCTCGTGCGGGACAATGGCGTTGGCTTCGACCCCAACTACACTCATAAGCTGTTTGGCATCTTCCAGCGGTTGCACCGCCAGGAGGAATTCGAGGGCAACGGCGTGGGATTGGCCAACGTGCGCCGCGTGATCACCCGGCACGGCGGACTGGTCACCGCCGAGGGCGTACTGGATCAAGGCGCGACCTTCTCATTCACCCTACCTAAAGTGTAG
- a CDS encoding ferritin-like domain-containing protein, whose translation MSNDTQGLSTRRKFLGMAGMMGAGAVLASCANGASNQPPINTKPNLDATIFNFALNLEYLEAAFYLAAVGRLEALDAAGGDSSKVILPAGFTGKGGVAIPGLSTNVRNLAEEIAEDELAHVKVIRSVLGKAAVDQPTIDLSGSFVAAGKAASDGKIANFNPYANELFFLHGAFIFEDVGVTAYKGAARLLVDDKEGGNLENAAGILAVEAYHSGAIRHALYLRRDEQAVAGLTVTQVVQAISNLRDAVDGPTDIDQGIVPANNPSYLRASASNLVPTDVNGIAFSRTPRQVANIVLLDTTGTAVKGGFFPDGLKGDFSKIGLV comes from the coding sequence ATGAGCAACGACACACAGGGTTTGAGCACACGCCGTAAGTTCCTAGGCATGGCCGGGATGATGGGCGCGGGTGCTGTTCTTGCCAGTTGCGCCAACGGCGCCAGCAACCAGCCCCCCATCAACACCAAGCCCAACCTTGACGCCACCATCTTCAATTTCGCTCTAAACTTGGAGTATCTGGAAGCTGCCTTCTATCTGGCTGCTGTAGGCCGCCTGGAAGCACTGGATGCGGCAGGCGGCGACAGCAGTAAGGTCATCCTGCCCGCCGGCTTCACCGGCAAGGGCGGCGTGGCCATCCCCGGTCTGTCCACAAACGTGCGGAATCTGGCTGAGGAGATCGCGGAAGACGAACTCGCTCATGTCAAGGTGATCCGCTCGGTGTTGGGCAAAGCCGCTGTTGATCAGCCGACCATTGATCTGAGTGGTTCTTTTGTTGCGGCGGGCAAAGCGGCCTCGGACGGCAAGATCGCGAACTTCAACCCTTACGCCAACGAGCTGTTCTTCTTGCATGGTGCTTTTATCTTCGAAGATGTGGGGGTCACGGCCTACAAGGGCGCAGCCCGCCTGCTGGTGGACGACAAAGAAGGGGGCAATCTGGAGAATGCGGCGGGCATCCTGGCCGTGGAGGCCTACCACTCCGGCGCGATCCGCCACGCCCTGTACCTGCGCCGCGACGAGCAGGCCGTTGCTGGCCTGACGGTCACCCAGGTCGTTCAGGCGATCAGCAACCTGCGTGACGCGGTGGACGGTCCGACCGACATTGATCAGGGCATCGTTCCTGCGAACAACCCCAGCTACCTGCGGGCCAGTGCCTCTAACCTCGTCCCCACTGATGTCAACGGTATCGCGTTCAGCCGCACGCCCCGTCAGGTGGCGAACATCGTGCTGCTGGACACGACCGGTACGGCGGTCAAGGGCGGCTTCTTCCCCGACGGCCTGAAAGGAGACTTCAGCAAGATCGGCCTCGTCTAA